A window of Phaseolus vulgaris cultivar G19833 chromosome 4, P. vulgaris v2.0, whole genome shotgun sequence genomic DNA:
tttaaaaaataagaatattttagcAATAATTACTTTCATGAATAAATAGTTTTGGTGGTTCCTTTTTAGAAATAACAATAgacaatacaaaaaatatatgcATGCTTTTTACAATGAAGCTTGTGTTCCTCATATCCAATTATAGTTTTATTATGAGgccttttgattttttttataagaagaTTAAAAGACTTTTCACTTATAGTAAATTTgaatatgacttttttttgaAGAAAGTGCTTTTAGGTCAAAACATTCTTCAAGACTTTCAATTTCTAAAGTGACTTCATTCTTTAACTTTATCAAACTTTGTGCTTTGACAAGTCtctttcttatatttttgttctctttgcacaatttttttattttcgttCTTGAGTtttaaactttcttttgatAATATCATTTGATGTTTCAAACTTGGTTTTCTAAGGCTCAAGCTTCGTAGAAacgtttttaattttaagacaTTTAAAAGCatgaaatattttgaaagtaTTGGAAATAACTTCATAATATGCTTTTAGTGATAGAATGTATCTCAATAAAATCTATCTTAAATCAAAGtcattaatcattatatttttcatgacaCCAACATGAGCTTCTTCTTTCTTATCTTTTGATTCAAAGATCAAGATTTTCCTATTTAAACATGaagtttttcttttatacaGAGTAAGATATTGTATCTTCTCAATAATCAACCCAAAGATTAGCTTTGATGTCACTACAATAatagaccaaatttagaaagaGAGCTTGAACATAacaacattttctttttcttatacaTTGTAATATACATAAAATTTCTAGAATTTACATTCGTAGTTTAAGTTGAATGTGTTCGTTCTAAATTTTGTATTCTATAATAAgcaatttatatttttgaaatcGTTTTACAACAGTTAATAGGAAAaccattataattttaaaaaaagatggGTTGGTTGATCATTCatctataaattatataaacagTGACTAAACAGACTAAACCGGAAGAAAACAAATGTAACCAGCATTACACATCTGAAGCTCTGATAATTACAATTATAGTATAATTATGAACAAAGGTGGATTACCGTCAATAGTTGCTGAAATGGTGAAGTTCAGTCCCAGCCAGATCACAAAATAAACATCAAGAAATCTAACTAATGTCTCTCAATTCCAGTACTGCAATTGCTGGATCAGGGCAGAATATACCGGGGACTAAAATTGCAAGGCACTACTCCACTTTTGCTCCCACAAAGCATTAAATAATTCCACGTTCAACGACTTCCTACCAATGAATTTCTATATGAAAGGAACGGCACAAAACAATCCTATGCAAAAGGATTTCCCCCAAATGAAGCAACTGGTTCTGGTGTCTGGATGTTCCTGTAAATATGCATGCAACTCAGTCAATACAGCACTTCTTTTGACAacatagagataaaaaaaaagaccaCATTGTAATGTACTGCTGTACCAAAACAAATTATGAAACATGCTCAACAGAACTATTAAAGATGGAACTTAGGATAAAAAGAATCTTATGTTGCTTAATGAAGATGTTCATTCAGTACACCACCAAGCAGCCAACTATCAATATGGAATTCGATCGTATCTAAAAAAAGGTGATTAGTGCATAAGCTTGTCGACCCAACCCAGGTGTAGGTCTTTCTGTATCATTTACTTGCCTGACACCTTGGTGAGTATCGTAGTGTTCTATTGATGAATTAATAGTGCACCACTGATCACTAATGATTACAGTTACAGCTAAGAAACAGATGCCAAATATTTCCAGTCTTGGTAGAAAGAATGATATCCACAAGCAAAAAACACATATAACTTCAATGGCTCGAAAccaaaaaaatccaaaaagaaaaaagaaaagcagAGGAGAAAAGGACCATGTATTCAACTTACTGTATTTGAGAGCCAGGTGATTGCACAGCCATGAATGACAAACCACCTAAATCAAATTATCAACAAATGAAAAATAGTTAATGCAGTAAGAAAATTgcattaaaacaattatttgaATTGCATTTACAAGAGTAATATAGAAAACATACTGGATGATTCAAAACAGTAAAGAAAATGGAAGTAGGCAAGACTAAAATATTTGATTAGacaaataatgttttaattttcactAGATGTTTTCAAGCACTACCTTCTCCTGAAGAGGAAATATAAGGGGTCACTGTGTTTTTAGGAAGCCAAGATTCAGCTATACCACTATGGAAGGAGGTTGGAAACAGGGCATCTGGCAGTGCATCTTGCAAAGAGCTCATATCAAGAAACTGAAATTGAAACACAAGTGACGTGTTAGATATAATAGGTGACTGAAGGTAAGTCACAATCTCACTGTCTTCTATATCTCATGATTCGCATTGCCATATTTGTATCTTTTCCATAGGAAGTAACTCCAGAGTATTAGAATCCATGCaacaaaaacaaactaaaaCCCTTTAGATTTTTTGAGGTGTGAGGTGGAATTTCAAAAGGTTTTAACTGAAGGTGTTTCAATTCAGAACATTCAAACGAACCAAATAGAAAGGCTGCAAGTTAAAATTCTGAATTTAAAATCACATGCTAGGAACCTTGAAGAGAGAGATCCGAGGAACTATCACCAATGAGTTAAAATTTTGCAGCAGTATCACTAGGAACCAGTTTAATGAGGCAATACTAGAAATATTAAATAGATCAACAGCTAGCTATTCACTATTCATGACATACCATATTGTTGTGATCTACATCAGATTCATGAGGATAATCAAATGGATTAGTTGATTTACATTTCATTCCAATAGGTTCAGTGTCTCCCTGAAAgaagaaataatattaaagacTATTTAAAACCTATCACTTTATTGAATATAAGAAATTTTCAGTCAGTCTAAGAGAACAAACCATTGGAGGGAGCATGGGTGGGGGAAATGCTGAGCCACTGACAAGCGATGGGATGTCATGATTATCAAATCCACCAACAGGGGCTATGCCTTTAACGCCATCACTTTTGGACCCCTGATTttgtaaaaagaaaaaggtGGGCGAGTGAATAAAATAGGAGAGGTTGTGAATTTTACAAGGTCATAAGGTAATTAAGGATGCGTGTAACAACCTCAGACTCTCTTAATCCCAAAATTTGATTATCAGCTGTGGGACAATTGTGAAATTGTAATCCTTGACTAAGGGCATCCACAGGATGATGGCCACCAGAATCTTCAAATGCATTCCATGGCTATACAAAGTACAAACAACACATGAAACCTTATACAAGCTTTCGATATACTCCATAAGATCTTTAAATTTAACCAGGAACAAATGCAAAGGGTGTCCATTAACTTATTCATTTCAGAACAGACACAACATACACAACATGCAATCTATTCTATAATATCTTGAAATTTCTCCACAAATAAAAGCAAGGAACACAAATTTCAAATGGAGTATTTCACAAGAACACAAAACCAACCATTGACCAAACATTCTTGTACTTACTTGAGTGTTTGTTGACATAGCAGAAACTTGTTCTTCTCCATTCCACACACCATCATGCCACAAATTAGATGTAAGTGAAGAATGTATACCGACACTAGAAAATTCAAAAGATGGCCATTGTGTGTTTGCATTTGAGGTGGGAAATGGATCAAATCCTTCTTGTAAAGATTTAGAACTTGAGGGTACAGTGGCTGGAATTTCCACTTGTGCTGTAGATGAGGTGCTCTGAGGCACATCAAAAGTTGCCCATCCTTCATTTTTAGGGACAGATAAATCCAGTGCCTTTTCATTTGAGTTTACAGTAGAAGGCTCCTCAGAGAGATTGGCAAAAAAATCAACAGATGCAAGTTGGGATGCTTGAGTAAGTTGATTCTCATTGAAAAATGGAACTGCAGATGAAAAAGATGATTGAAACAGATCCACTGTTGGAGCGTGGTATGCTGTTGCTGATTCCAGTGGTGCCTTGGAGAGGTCCATGCTAACAGATCTTGTAGGACCAGGTGGTCGTGGAATGCCAAATGCTTTATTCTGAAGTGGTTCTGAAGGTTGAACTGGTTCAGAGAAAAAATCAACTAAACTGCCAGAGTTATAAGATCTCAAGGACGAAAATCTGTTGTCTGCTGATTGTGCAGATGCAGTTCTCTGGGGTATGAGTGCAAAATAATGTCATGAAAGTAGAAAACACCCGATCAGCATGCTACAGAAATAAGGCCACAACACAAGCACTTGGAAAGTGAAATAAACACGATCATTAGAAGAAAATGCTTATTCACCAAGGACTTTGAATCAATGTTTTAAATCCCTGATTACAGCGTGTAGTGATCAGCTCTACAAATGCTTCAGTAAGATAGTATCCGGTAGTAGAAGTATCCTTGAAAGGAATTATCAATCATCGTCTACTAAATTCAAGCCTTTATTGTTGTCACTATTACTAGATCTATAGatttcattttgaaattaaaatccaaaaaatagCCAGACAAAAAAGCCATAACATCTTTGTTCAGAGGTCTTGTTTCAAATCAACACATTGCACCTCTATAGCACCAGAGTGTCAGCAACTGAGCCAGCTATTTGATCTTCTAGAGCAGCTACACTAAATTGCTCTGTGTGTGCTATGTAAATCCAAGTTTGAAGAATGCTCAAGCTAAGCTCTTGGTTATTTTAGAAAGGTGGTATTTGAATGCTTGGACTTCACACAAGAGATAGTAATGCAGAACACCACATCTCAACATTTTAATAGATCTTCTCTGAATAGTGCTGACTGATTAAGAAATCCATTATTAACAAGAAAATCAGACTCAATTTTCTGTGTACTTGATTTGTTATCCTTCTGGCCTGAATTATGTGACTATCGCTAGAGATCAGAAAATATATTGCTGCactagtaatttttttaatctttcctATTTCATATTCATATATTTGTACCATATTACCACAATGATAACTTTAGATACGTAATTTTACCTGATAATAATTTTCATCCTAAACTAGAAACAGCTTGCAAGCCATATTTTATTTGATTCCTACAGGAAAAGCCAAATATTCTACTGATAATATTCCAATAATTTAATACCTGCGGAGGAAGAATTCCATCTGCATCTCTCTTGGCATTAACATTAGTTTCCAGAGATGCATTTCTTGCTTGGGACCACACATCTTCACTCGAACTGGAACCAGAACGCCTTTGATAGGATGGACTGCTAATCTTGATATCTTTATAGAAATTGGGAGACTGAACATCAGATTTGAATTGTTCGCCACCACTAGACACAGAAAAGTCAGAAATTCTTGGACCAGATCCTTCATTTGCAAATCTGTCATCATATGCATGATCACTGAAGCGGCCAGGACTATAAATAATACTAGAAATCTTCCCTTCATATCGAGCTTTATCTGAACCAGGCTTCCTGGTAAGCACAGCTGCTTGTTTTCCATACTTCCTATCCTCATATTGATAATCATATGGAGGACTTTGAGAATATGAATGATAAGAACTGGCGCGCCTAATCTCATCTTGATGAATCCCATGGCTCTACAGTTAATTGCAGATATAAATGTTCAGCATTAAACCAAACGGTTAAACTAACTTGTTGGACTACAAGGATAgttaatgtaattaattatgtaAAGCTGATTACCTTAATCATTGCTAAGGCATCGTTTACTTCATTAATTCACAAATTTAAGTTTCATTAAACAATTATATGCAGAAATTAGAATGCTAAAAAAATATCAGTGTGATTGATCAtcttattcatttatttatttatgaaaactgaattaaatagaatattaatattattatatgtatttaGAACAAGTGAAGCACACAAAAATATCATAAACcacaaaatatttctagaaacCCAAT
This region includes:
- the LOC137837107 gene encoding probable ADP-ribosylation factor GTPase-activating protein AGD14, with protein sequence MGSRKEEEKNEKIIRGLMKLPPNRRCINCNSLGPQYVCTSFWTFICTTCSGIHREFTHRVKSVSMAKFTSQEVDALQSGGNQRAREIYLKNWDFQRQRLPDNSNVDKIREFIRSVYVDGRYAAVKSSEKPPRDAQSHGIHQDEIRRASSYHSYSQSPPYDYQYEDRKYGKQAAVLTRKPGSDKARYEGKISSIIYSPGRFSDHAYDDRFANEGSGPRISDFSVSSGGEQFKSDVQSPNFYKDIKISSPSYQRRSGSSSSEDVWSQARNASLETNVNAKRDADGILPPQRTASAQSADNRFSSLRSYNSGSLVDFFSEPVQPSEPLQNKAFGIPRPPGPTRSVSMDLSKAPLESATAYHAPTVDLFQSSFSSAVPFFNENQLTQASQLASVDFFANLSEEPSTVNSNEKALDLSVPKNEGWATFDVPQSTSSTAQVEIPATVPSSSKSLQEGFDPFPTSNANTQWPSFEFSSVGIHSSLTSNLWHDGVWNGEEQVSAMSTNTQPWNAFEDSGGHHPVDALSQGLQFHNCPTADNQILGLRESEGSKSDGVKGIAPVGGFDNHDIPSLVSGSAFPPPMLPPMGDTEPIGMKCKSTNPFDYPHESDVDHNNMFLDMSSLQDALPDALFPTSFHSGIAESWLPKNTVTPYISSSGEGGLSFMAVQSPGSQIQNIQTPEPVASFGGNPFA